The Prevotella fusca JCM 17724 genome includes a window with the following:
- a CDS encoding sodium-translocating pyrophosphatase gives MEYIPQVFWLIPIASVCALGMAWYFFKSMIKADEGTPRMIEIAEYVRRGAMAYLKQQYKVVLIVFIVLAIVFSVMAYGFNAQNEWVPFAFLTGGFFSGLAGFFGMKTATYASARTANAARKGLNDGLKIAFRSGAVMGLVVVGLGLLDIALWFIILTWFYSDKMTTSEMLITITTTMLTFGMGASTQALFARVGGGIYTKAADVGADLVGKVEANIPEDDPRNPATIADNVGDNVGDVAGMGADLYESYCGSILSTAALGATAFAASSGDMQLRAVIAPMLIAAVGVFLSLLGIFLVRTKEGATMKDLLHALGLGTNTAAVLIAAASFLILYLLGLENWLGVSFSVIAGLAAGVIIGQATEYYTSQSYMPTKAISEASQTGSATVIIKGIGTGMISTCVPVLSISIAIMLSYLCANGFDMSMSAVSIQHGLYGIGIAAVGMLSTLGITLATDAYGPIADNAGGNAEMSELGEEVRHRTDALDALGNTTAATGKGFAIGSAALTALALLASYIEEIKIAMARVGVQMTNVAGETIDATKATIPDFMNYFQVNLMNPKVLVGAFIGAMAAFLFCGLTMGAVGRAAGKMVEEVRRQFREIKGILEGTGTPDYGRCVEISTQSAQHEMIIPSLLAIIIPVIVGLLLGVAGVLGLLVGGLAAGFTLAVFMSNAGGAWDNAKKYVEEGNFGGKGSDSHKATIVGDTVGDPFKDTSGPSLNILIKLMSMVSIVMAGLTIAFL, from the coding sequence ATGGAATATATCCCACAAGTATTCTGGCTCATTCCCATTGCTTCCGTGTGCGCATTGGGAATGGCATGGTACTTCTTCAAGTCCATGATCAAAGCCGATGAAGGCACACCCCGTATGATCGAGATTGCTGAATATGTACGTCGGGGAGCAATGGCGTATCTGAAACAGCAATACAAGGTTGTCCTGATTGTTTTTATCGTCCTTGCGATCGTCTTCTCCGTCATGGCATACGGCTTCAATGCCCAGAACGAATGGGTACCCTTTGCCTTCCTGACAGGAGGTTTCTTCTCTGGTCTTGCTGGTTTCTTCGGTATGAAAACAGCAACCTACGCCAGTGCAAGAACAGCCAATGCAGCACGTAAGGGACTCAACGACGGACTCAAGATTGCCTTCCGTTCGGGAGCAGTCATGGGACTGGTGGTCGTAGGATTAGGCTTGTTAGACATAGCCCTGTGGTTCATCATTCTCACCTGGTTCTATTCAGACAAGATGACAACGAGCGAAATGCTCATCACCATCACGACAACGATGCTGACTTTCGGTATGGGTGCATCTACACAGGCTTTGTTTGCCCGTGTGGGTGGCGGTATCTATACAAAGGCTGCTGACGTGGGTGCTGACCTTGTGGGTAAGGTCGAAGCCAACATCCCTGAAGACGACCCACGCAACCCTGCAACGATTGCCGACAACGTGGGCGACAACGTGGGTGACGTGGCGGGTATGGGTGCCGACCTATACGAGAGCTACTGCGGTTCGATTCTTTCCACCGCAGCCTTGGGTGCAACCGCCTTTGCAGCCTCATCAGGCGATATGCAGTTGCGTGCCGTCATTGCTCCGATGCTCATCGCTGCCGTGGGTGTTTTCCTTAGTTTGCTCGGTATCTTCCTCGTAAGAACGAAGGAGGGAGCGACGATGAAGGACCTCCTCCACGCCCTGGGACTCGGCACAAACACGGCTGCCGTACTCATCGCTGCTGCCAGCTTCCTGATTCTCTACCTCTTAGGCTTGGAGAATTGGCTCGGTGTCAGTTTCTCTGTCATTGCTGGTTTGGCTGCTGGTGTTATCATCGGTCAGGCAACGGAGTACTATACTTCCCAAAGCTACATGCCAACAAAGGCTATTTCTGAGGCGAGTCAGACAGGTTCGGCAACAGTAATTATAAAAGGTATCGGTACAGGTATGATTTCCACCTGCGTTCCTGTCCTTTCTATTTCCATAGCAATCATGCTGAGTTATCTCTGTGCCAACGGCTTTGACATGTCCATGTCGGCTGTCTCCATCCAGCACGGACTTTATGGTATCGGTATTGCTGCGGTCGGCATGCTCTCAACCTTGGGTATCACCTTAGCGACAGATGCCTACGGACCGATTGCCGACAACGCCGGCGGTAACGCTGAAATGAGCGAGTTAGGAGAGGAAGTGCGCCACCGCACAGATGCCCTTGACGCATTAGGCAATACCACAGCTGCAACAGGTAAGGGCTTTGCTATCGGTTCGGCTGCACTCACAGCTTTGGCACTGTTGGCTTCCTATATCGAAGAAATCAAGATTGCTATGGCACGTGTTGGCGTACAGATGACTAATGTTGCGGGCGAAACTATTGACGCAACAAAGGCAACGATTCCAGACTTCATGAACTACTTCCAAGTAAACCTGATGAATCCGAAGGTACTTGTCGGTGCTTTCATCGGTGCCATGGCAGCCTTCCTCTTCTGCGGACTCACGATGGGTGCAGTGGGTAGAGCTGCAGGAAAGATGGTGGAAGAGGTGCGTCGTCAGTTCCGTGAGATTAAAGGAATATTGGAAGGAACAGGCACACCAGACTATGGACGATGCGTGGAAATCAGTACACAAAGTGCGCAGCACGAAATGATTATCCCATCACTTTTAGCCATCATCATCCCTGTTATCGTAGGTCTTCTACTCGGTGTGGCAGGCGTATTAGGGTTATTGGTTGGCGGATTGGCAGCAGGCTTCACCCTTGCCGTATTCATGTCGAATGCTGGTGGCGCATGGGACAATGCGAAGAAGTATGTCGAAGAAGGCAACTTCGGTGGTAAAGGCTCCGATTCCCACAAGGCAACGATTGTCGGTGATACCGTTGGCGACCCCTTCAAAGACACATCTGGTCCATCGCTTAACATCCTTATCAAGCTGATGAGTATGGTCAGCATCGTGATGGCAGGTCTTACCATAGCCTTCCTATAA
- a CDS encoding RES domain-containing protein: protein MTHQELYQELLNPKSDLVYPFKYDNESKDYFDYWSDLVEKYKKKIYSLSDESVNILDKAFEKELKGYEQYKPTKRHNFKADFDEICITIEEALKLCYMNYYEDAYKLLSEFFNRHDLFYLKMLPRLNVEKYVFYRIRHGFKPSKGKKQDGDLFHLPFHLRHKVASTRYGFLGYPVFYLAGSLQTAWYEMNSPDIKSFFYAKFKPKKPLSFLDLGYPIYEKLEDWEYYSFLVFYPLIMGCLISVKHSDDPFKPEYMLPQLMTKIIREMPQEGSPENGKPSTNKGFAGITYMSTKSPHKDNLQNLSLRNFALFPRNTICREGYDNIYLSPMFKMTDINTFSYSSESLSEEESLEFIKEIDNDSSKDEFHSINVTLKQ from the coding sequence ATGACACATCAAGAACTCTACCAAGAATTGCTAAATCCTAAGTCTGATTTGGTATACCCTTTTAAATATGATAATGAAAGTAAAGATTATTTTGATTATTGGAGTGATTTAGTTGAGAAGTATAAAAAAAAGATTTATAGTCTTAGTGATGAAAGTGTAAATATTCTGGACAAGGCTTTTGAAAAAGAATTAAAAGGGTATGAGCAATATAAGCCAACTAAAAGACATAATTTTAAAGCAGATTTTGATGAGATTTGCATAACAATAGAAGAAGCATTAAAATTATGCTATATGAATTACTATGAAGATGCATATAAATTATTGTCTGAATTCTTCAATAGACATGATCTTTTCTATTTGAAAATGCTTCCAAGATTAAATGTTGAGAAGTACGTATTTTATAGAATACGACATGGTTTTAAGCCTAGCAAAGGAAAAAAACAAGATGGTGACTTATTTCATCTCCCATTTCATTTACGTCACAAAGTTGCTTCCACTAGATATGGCTTCTTAGGTTATCCTGTCTTCTATCTTGCTGGAAGTTTACAAACTGCTTGGTATGAAATGAACAGTCCTGATATCAAGTCCTTCTTTTATGCAAAATTTAAACCTAAAAAACCATTAAGTTTCTTAGATTTAGGTTACCCTATCTATGAGAAATTAGAAGACTGGGAATATTATAGCTTTTTAGTTTTCTACCCTTTAATAATGGGGTGTCTTATATCTGTAAAACATTCCGATGACCCTTTTAAACCAGAATATATGCTACCGCAGCTTATGACTAAAATTATCAGAGAAATGCCTCAAGAGGGTAGTCCAGAAAACGGTAAACCTTCAACGAATAAAGGATTTGCGGGCATTACATACATGTCTACAAAAAGCCCACACAAAGATAACTTACAAAATCTGTCATTACGCAATTTTGCACTATTTCCTCGAAATACAATATGTCGCGAAGGCTATGATAACATATACCTATCTCCTATGTTTAAAATGACAGATATAAATACTTTTTCTTATTCGAGTGAAAGTCTTTCAGAAGAAGAGTCGTTGGAATTTATAAAAGAGATAGACAACGATTCGTCGAAAGACGAATTTCACTCTATTAATGTTACATTGAAACAATAA
- the pflA gene encoding pyruvate formate-lyase-activating protein, whose translation MVQCKVENTQTDFSKFKTVDDMLQIHSIESFGSVDGPGIRFVIFLKGCTMRCQYCHNPDTWSRAGGQLRSVDDVLAQAQRYQSYWGEKGGITVSGGESLLQIHSLTELFRKAKSLGINTCLDTSAQPFSRDSSSFPAFEELMKYTDLILLDIKHIDSDAHKQLTGWRNENILDCARYLSDIGKPVWIRHVLIPGINDDDESLRNLRAFIDTLRNVERVDVLPYHALGVYKWEQLGIPYTLTEVKSPTEESVRHAQRILRG comes from the coding sequence ATGGTTCAATGTAAAGTGGAGAATACTCAAACGGATTTTTCCAAATTTAAAACAGTTGACGATATGTTACAGATCCATTCCATTGAATCCTTCGGTTCAGTGGATGGACCTGGAATACGCTTTGTGATCTTCCTTAAAGGATGCACAATGCGGTGTCAGTACTGTCACAACCCAGACACATGGAGCAGAGCAGGGGGGCAACTCCGCTCTGTTGATGATGTCTTAGCCCAGGCACAACGCTATCAAAGCTACTGGGGAGAAAAAGGCGGTATTACCGTGAGCGGTGGTGAATCTCTGTTGCAGATACATTCACTTACCGAACTGTTCCGCAAAGCCAAGTCCTTAGGCATCAACACCTGCCTTGATACCTCTGCACAGCCATTCAGCCGGGATTCAAGTAGCTTCCCTGCTTTTGAGGAGTTAATGAAATATACCGACCTGATACTGCTGGACATAAAGCATATTGACAGCGATGCTCATAAGCAACTGACAGGGTGGAGGAATGAGAATATTCTCGACTGTGCCCGCTATCTCTCTGACATCGGGAAACCAGTATGGATAAGACATGTATTGATTCCAGGCATCAATGATGACGACGAATCACTTCGCAACCTCCGTGCATTCATAGACACATTAAGAAATGTTGAGCGTGTAGACGTGCTGCCTTACCATGCGTTAGGAGTATATAAGTGGGAACAACTGGGAATCCCCTACACACTCACAGAGGTCAAATCACCTACTGAGGAAAGCGTACGTCATGCGCAAAGGATATTAAGAGGGTGA